One part of the Sphingopyxis sp. PAMC25046 genome encodes these proteins:
- a CDS encoding GNAT family N-acetyltransferase, protein MLNGPLLVTERLILRPPAAEDFDPFAAMCAEEETMRFIGGACPRSAAWRQWCTLAGAWHIRGFSMFSVIERDTGEWVGRLGPWEPDGWPAPEIGYGVSARFAGKGYAFEGAVAACDFAVEFLKWPELMHSIDPANTRSQALAKRLGATNSGPTRLPAPFEDTPVDAWTQSADAWRIKRREFQP, encoded by the coding sequence ATGCTGAACGGCCCCCTGCTCGTTACCGAGCGCCTGATCCTCCGCCCGCCCGCGGCGGAGGATTTCGACCCCTTTGCCGCGATGTGCGCCGAGGAAGAGACGATGCGTTTCATCGGCGGCGCCTGCCCGCGCTCGGCGGCGTGGCGCCAATGGTGCACGCTCGCGGGCGCGTGGCACATCCGCGGCTTTTCGATGTTCTCGGTGATCGAGCGCGACACCGGCGAATGGGTCGGCCGCCTCGGCCCGTGGGAGCCAGACGGCTGGCCCGCGCCCGAGATCGGCTATGGCGTCAGCGCGCGCTTCGCGGGCAAGGGCTATGCCTTCGAGGGCGCCGTCGCCGCCTGCGATTTCGCGGTCGAATTCCTCAAATGGCCCGAACTGATGCACAGCATCGACCCCGCGAACACGCGCTCGCAGGCGCTCGCGAAACGCCTCGGCGCGACCAACAGCGGCCCGACCCGCCTCCCCGCCCCGTTCGAGGACACGCCCGTCGATGCCTGGACGCAAAGCGCCGACGCGTGGCGCATCAAACGCAGGGAATTCCAGCCCTGA
- a CDS encoding glycine zipper 2TM domain-containing protein encodes MRIFTKGLMGAFVAASVLGTTPLHAGVTTPAKAPGYHEFEQSSDFYRKRKDRRYYARDERINRDTRIWRDNDGRYRCKKDNGTTGLLIGGAVGGLAGHEIAGGGDKLLGTVLGAAGGALLGREIDRDKYRCR; translated from the coding sequence ATGCGTATCTTCACCAAAGGCCTGATGGGCGCGTTCGTCGCCGCCAGCGTCCTCGGCACCACGCCGCTCCACGCCGGCGTGACCACCCCCGCCAAGGCGCCGGGCTATCATGAATTCGAACAGTCGTCGGACTTTTATCGCAAGCGCAAGGATCGCCGCTATTATGCGCGTGACGAGCGCATCAATCGCGACACCCGCATCTGGCGTGACAACGACGGCCGCTATCGCTGCAAGAAGGACAATGGCACGACCGGCCTTCTGATCGGCGGCGCGGTCGGCGGCCTGGCCGGCCATGAAATCGCCGGCGGCGGCGACAAGCTGCTCGGTACCGTGCTCGGCGCCGCGGGCGGCGCGCTGCTCGGCCGCGAGATCGACCGCGACAAATATCGCTGCCGCTAA
- the rarD gene encoding EamA family transporter RarD has protein sequence MAQTPPPAGSNQGGLPYALAAYGIWGFVPLFFKLIASVPPVEVLAQRIIWSLPLCFLIMLFRRQIGEYLAALKDWRTLRLLLASSLLIAVNWLVYIYSIFTDHVLAASLGYYLNPLVNVMLGMIFLGERLSKLQLLAVAIAGVGVAILLAGALDTLWISLTLAFSFGIYGLIRKVVPVGSLPGLSVETTVLLLPSLAVSAWYLWAGDGRGFGSDGGISLLLMAGGVVTAVPLLLFATAARRMSYAALGFVQFLAPTLQFVLSLFVFHEPLKPAQLACFILIWASIAVFSFDMLRKMRAERMIEVA, from the coding sequence ATGGCACAGACACCGCCCCCCGCGGGGAGCAATCAGGGCGGGCTGCCCTATGCGCTGGCCGCCTATGGCATCTGGGGATTCGTCCCGCTGTTCTTCAAGCTGATCGCGAGCGTTCCGCCGGTCGAGGTGCTGGCGCAGCGGATCATCTGGTCGCTGCCGCTCTGTTTCCTGATCATGCTCTTTCGCCGGCAGATCGGCGAATATCTGGCGGCGCTCAAAGATTGGCGGACGCTGCGGCTGCTGCTGGCGAGTTCGCTGCTGATCGCGGTCAACTGGCTCGTCTATATCTATTCGATCTTCACCGACCATGTGCTCGCGGCGAGCCTCGGCTATTATCTCAACCCGCTGGTCAATGTGATGCTCGGCATGATCTTCCTCGGCGAGCGGCTGTCGAAGCTGCAGCTATTGGCGGTGGCGATCGCGGGGGTAGGGGTCGCGATCCTGCTCGCGGGCGCGCTCGATACGCTGTGGATCAGCCTGACGCTGGCCTTTTCCTTCGGCATCTATGGCCTGATCCGGAAAGTGGTGCCGGTGGGCTCGCTGCCCGGGCTATCGGTCGAGACGACGGTGCTGCTTTTGCCGTCGCTTGCCGTGTCGGCCTGGTATTTGTGGGCGGGCGACGGGCGCGGCTTCGGATCGGACGGCGGCATCAGCCTCTTGTTGATGGCGGGGGGTGTCGTGACCGCGGTGCCGCTGCTGCTCTTTGCTACCGCGGCGCGGCGGATGAGCTACGCCGCGCTCGGCTTCGTCCAGTTCCTAGCGCCGACGCTCCAGTTCGTCCTGAGCCTGTTCGTCTTCCACGAACCGCTGAAGCCCGCACAGCTCGCCTGCTTCATCCTGATCTGGGCGAGCATCGCGGTGTTCAGTTTCGACATGCTGCGCAAGATGCGCGCCGAGCGGATGATCGAGGTGGCTTGA
- the pyrC gene encoding dihydroorotase, with protein MTDRLTIRRPDDWHVHLRDGAMLEHVAQYTARQFARAIVMPNLSPPVTTAEEGRAYRDRINAAVPAGLDFTPLIVAYLTDHSSPDEMARGHAEGVFTAAKLYPAHATTGSAHGVTDVANIMGVLERMQDIGMPLLIHGEVTDHDVDIFDREAVFIERTLAPLVKTLPGLKIVFEHITTAEAAQFVAGAPANVAATVTPQHLHINRNAMLVGGIRPHAYCLPVAKREHHRLAVRKAATSGSPKFFLGTDSAPHAVHTKEASCGCAGIFNAPYALESYIKAFDEDGALAHFEGFASEHGPRFYGLPLNTGTVTLERAETLVPDRIGEVVPFHAGETLGWRLA; from the coding sequence ATGACCGACCGCCTGACGATCCGCCGCCCCGACGACTGGCACGTCCATCTGCGCGACGGCGCGATGCTCGAACATGTCGCGCAATATACCGCGCGCCAGTTCGCCCGCGCGATCGTCATGCCCAACCTGTCACCGCCGGTGACGACCGCCGAGGAAGGCCGGGCGTATCGCGACCGCATCAACGCCGCGGTGCCCGCCGGGCTCGACTTCACGCCGCTGATCGTCGCCTATCTGACCGACCACAGCAGCCCCGACGAAATGGCGCGCGGACACGCCGAGGGCGTCTTTACCGCCGCCAAACTCTATCCCGCGCACGCGACCACCGGCAGCGCGCACGGCGTCACCGACGTCGCGAACATCATGGGTGTGCTCGAGCGGATGCAGGACATCGGCATGCCGCTCCTCATCCACGGCGAAGTCACCGACCATGACGTCGACATTTTCGACCGCGAGGCGGTGTTCATCGAACGCACGCTCGCGCCGCTGGTAAAGACGCTGCCCGGCCTCAAGATCGTCTTCGAACATATCACCACGGCAGAAGCCGCGCAGTTCGTCGCGGGCGCCCCCGCCAATGTCGCCGCGACGGTCACTCCGCAGCATCTCCACATCAACCGCAACGCGATGCTCGTCGGCGGCATCCGTCCGCACGCTTACTGCCTGCCGGTGGCGAAGCGCGAGCATCACCGGCTCGCGGTGCGCAAGGCCGCAACCTCGGGCTCGCCCAAATTCTTCCTCGGCACCGACAGCGCGCCGCACGCGGTGCATACAAAGGAAGCCTCATGCGGCTGCGCGGGCATTTTCAACGCCCCCTATGCGCTCGAATCCTATATCAAGGCGTTCGACGAGGACGGCGCGCTCGCCCATTTCGAAGGCTTCGCCAGCGAACATGGCCCGCGCTTCTACGGCCTGCCGCTCAATACCGGCACGGTGACATTGGAACGCGCCGAGACGCTCGTCCCCGACCGCATCGGCGAAGTCGTCCCCTTCCACGCCGGCGAAACGCTGGGCTGGCGGCTGGCCTGA
- a CDS encoding folate-binding protein YgfZ produces MANTTLHDRALIRLSGEDVRGFLQGLVTNDTSGNLPAWAALLTAQGKALFDFLIWAAPRPGSGSSDILIDCERDAAEALVKRLTLYRLRRAITIALEPELAVHWAPAGDLGVVDPRLAGLGQRWLAPADEGEGADAAWRAHRLALGVAEGRAELGDGATLWLECNAAELNGVSFAKGCYVGQENTARMNWRQKVNRRIVVVPIAEADEKRQMIAYPELGWSVEHRRVEDIDAAEAPAWMREGLAAGS; encoded by the coding sequence ATGGCTAATACCACCCTTCACGACCGTGCCCTCATCCGTCTCTCGGGGGAGGACGTCCGCGGTTTCCTGCAAGGACTCGTCACCAACGACACGTCGGGCAATTTGCCGGCGTGGGCGGCGCTGCTCACCGCGCAGGGCAAGGCGCTGTTCGACTTCCTGATCTGGGCCGCCCCTCGACCAGGCTCGGGGTCGTCGGACATATTGATCGATTGCGAGCGCGATGCGGCGGAAGCGCTGGTTAAGCGGCTGACCCTCTATCGCCTGCGCCGCGCGATCACGATCGCGTTGGAGCCCGAACTGGCGGTGCATTGGGCGCCCGCGGGCGACCTTGGCGTCGTCGATCCGCGGCTGGCCGGGCTCGGCCAGCGATGGCTGGCGCCGGCGGATGAAGGCGAGGGCGCCGACGCCGCGTGGCGCGCGCACCGGCTGGCGCTCGGCGTTGCCGAAGGGCGCGCCGAGCTCGGCGACGGAGCGACGCTGTGGCTCGAATGCAATGCCGCCGAACTGAACGGGGTCAGTTTTGCCAAGGGGTGTTACGTCGGGCAGGAAAATACGGCGCGGATGAACTGGCGGCAGAAGGTCAATCGGCGGATCGTCGTCGTGCCGATCGCCGAGGCCGATGAAAAAAGGCAGATGATCGCCTATCCCGAACTCGGCTGGTCGGTCGAGCATCGGCGGGTGGAGGATATTGATGCCGCCGAGGCGCCGGCATGGATGCGCGAAGGGCTCGCCGCGGGTTCATGA
- a CDS encoding TIGR02281 family clan AA aspartic protease, translating to MAVAITAVSVGVASVASRSSGDADGARAAAETQDNSNWTTQRGKRSTWSSGPSAPAARGLGGEVRLGRAGDSHFYADTEVDGTNIRMLVDSGASIVALTRRDAEAIGIDVDSLPVGGTARTAGGDVPMRTVTLGSVVVEGIEVRQVPAAVIDADMGVSLLGQSFLAKLDAVNVEGDTMTLR from the coding sequence TTGGCGGTCGCCATCACGGCGGTGTCGGTCGGTGTGGCGAGCGTCGCCAGCCGATCATCCGGTGATGCGGACGGTGCGCGGGCTGCGGCAGAAACGCAGGACAATAGCAACTGGACGACGCAGCGCGGCAAGCGCAGCACCTGGTCGTCGGGGCCTTCGGCGCCGGCCGCAAGGGGCTTGGGCGGCGAAGTGCGGCTTGGCCGGGCCGGCGATTCGCATTTCTATGCCGATACCGAGGTCGACGGCACCAACATCCGGATGCTGGTCGACAGCGGCGCGTCGATCGTCGCGCTGACGCGGCGCGATGCCGAGGCAATCGGGATCGACGTCGACAGCCTGCCGGTCGGCGGCACGGCGCGCACCGCGGGCGGCGACGTGCCGATGCGCACGGTGACGCTGGGCAGCGTGGTGGTCGAAGGGATCGAGGTGCGGCAGGTTCCGGCGGCGGTGATCGACGCCGACATGGGGGTGTCGCTTCTAGGGCAGAGCTTTCTGGCGAAGCTCGACGCGGTGAATGTCGAAGGGGATACGATGACGCTGCGTTGA
- a CDS encoding VOC family protein, with protein MTRQSLAHIALVVRDYDEAIDFYVGTLGFKLVADDYQPAQDKRWVLVAPPGNPEGGATILLARAANEEQAKFVGDQSGGRVFLFLQTDDFARDYQRLLDKGVRIEREPLEADYGTVAVFLDLYGNKWDLIEFRRSA; from the coding sequence ATGACGCGCCAGTCGCTTGCGCATATCGCGCTGGTCGTGCGCGATTACGACGAGGCGATCGACTTTTATGTCGGGACGCTTGGTTTCAAACTCGTCGCCGACGATTATCAGCCGGCGCAGGACAAGCGCTGGGTGCTCGTCGCGCCGCCGGGCAATCCCGAAGGCGGCGCAACGATCCTGCTCGCACGCGCGGCGAATGAGGAACAGGCGAAATTCGTCGGCGACCAGTCGGGCGGGCGCGTCTTCCTGTTCCTGCAAACCGACGATTTCGCCCGCGATTACCAGCGCCTGCTCGACAAGGGCGTGCGGATCGAGCGCGAACCGCTGGAAGCCGACTATGGCACCGTCGCGGTCTTCCTCGACCTTTATGGCAACAAGTGGGATTTGATCGAGTTTCGTCGGTCGGCCTGA
- a CDS encoding heme exporter protein CcmB: protein MTALIALFWRDLQRAWGSGALWLPVMFFLLVATAFPFAVGPDAPLLRRAGGGMVWVAALLAALLPIDRLVRPDREAGVLDQLAVRGFADELIAAVKIAAHAAGFGLPLMIALFPASALLAQDAERVVLLATGIAIAIPALASLAVLSAALTANHKGGSAVGGLLVLPLAVPMLIFGAGMLDPSGRGAIKLLAAVSLLLTVIGPFAAGAAMRGLRE from the coding sequence TTGACCGCGCTCATCGCTCTCTTCTGGCGCGACTTGCAACGCGCGTGGGGCAGCGGGGCGCTGTGGTTGCCGGTGATGTTTTTCCTGCTTGTCGCGACCGCCTTTCCTTTCGCGGTAGGGCCGGACGCGCCGCTGCTGCGCCGCGCAGGCGGCGGCATGGTGTGGGTTGCGGCTTTGCTGGCGGCGCTGCTGCCGATCGACCGGCTGGTGCGACCCGACCGCGAGGCGGGCGTGCTCGACCAGCTTGCGGTGCGAGGTTTCGCCGACGAGCTGATCGCGGCGGTCAAGATCGCTGCGCACGCCGCCGGCTTTGGGCTGCCGCTGATGATCGCCTTGTTCCCCGCGTCGGCGCTGCTGGCGCAGGATGCGGAGCGCGTCGTACTGCTCGCGACGGGGATCGCGATTGCCATCCCGGCACTGGCCTCGCTCGCGGTACTGAGCGCAGCGCTGACCGCGAACCACAAGGGCGGCAGCGCGGTCGGCGGACTGCTTGTCCTGCCGCTCGCGGTGCCGATGCTGATTTTCGGCGCAGGAATGCTCGACCCTTCGGGGCGCGGCGCAATCAAGCTGCTGGCCGCAGTCAGTCTTCTGCTGACCGTGATCGGGCCGTTCGCGGCGGGTGCGGCGATGCGGGGGCTGCGCGAATGA
- the ccmA gene encoding heme ABC exporter ATP-binding protein CcmA, producing the protein MSELLRLDDVACIRGDRLLFDGLSLTLNRGDAVWLRGPNGAGKSSLIRLAAGLLRPAAGTIERRERVALIDEAAALDAELPLRRALDFWARVDTVDGHAVDRAMAEMALAPLAEVPVSMLSTGQRKRAAMVRVIASGAPIWLLDEPANGMDDAAQARLVAAIARHRGNGGTVMFASHFALGIANLAERDMGAPA; encoded by the coding sequence GTGAGCGAGCTTTTGCGGCTCGACGACGTCGCTTGCATCCGCGGCGACCGGTTACTGTTCGATGGGCTGTCACTGACGTTGAATCGCGGCGATGCGGTGTGGCTGCGCGGGCCCAATGGCGCGGGCAAGTCGAGTCTGATCCGCCTTGCCGCCGGGCTGCTGCGCCCCGCCGCAGGGACAATCGAGCGCCGCGAGCGTGTCGCGCTGATCGATGAGGCCGCGGCGCTCGACGCCGAACTGCCGCTACGCCGCGCGCTCGATTTCTGGGCGCGGGTCGATACGGTCGACGGGCATGCGGTCGACCGCGCGATGGCCGAGATGGCGCTGGCGCCGCTTGCCGAGGTTCCCGTGTCGATGCTCTCGACCGGCCAGCGCAAGCGCGCCGCGATGGTGCGCGTGATCGCGAGCGGAGCGCCGATCTGGCTGCTCGATGAACCCGCGAACGGGATGGACGACGCCGCGCAGGCACGGTTGGTGGCGGCAATTGCCCGACACCGCGGCAATGGCGGGACAGTGATGTTTGCATCGCACTTCGCGCTCGGTATCGCCAACCTCGCCGAACGCGATATGGGCGCGCCCGCTTGA
- a CDS encoding metallopeptidase family protein, producing MSDKSSLPAGWTGTAPDADALFAMAEAALATMPDVFKPHIEGVVISIEEFADDDVLASLDIEHPYDLTGLYEGRPLTERSIGESGGMPDRVTLYRIPILVEWIETGEKLEWLVRHVLIHEIGHHFGFSDEDMHALERMA from the coding sequence ATGAGCGACAAGAGCAGCCTGCCAGCCGGATGGACCGGCACCGCCCCCGACGCCGACGCGCTGTTCGCGATGGCCGAGGCCGCGCTCGCAACCATGCCCGATGTGTTCAAGCCACATATCGAGGGGGTGGTAATTTCGATCGAGGAATTCGCCGACGACGACGTGCTCGCCTCGCTCGACATCGAGCACCCCTATGATCTCACCGGCCTGTACGAAGGCCGCCCGCTGACCGAGCGCAGCATCGGCGAAAGCGGCGGGATGCCCGACCGCGTCACCCTCTATCGCATTCCCATCCTCGTCGAATGGATCGAGACGGGCGAAAAGCTCGAATGGCTGGTGCGCCATGTCCTGATCCACGAGATCGGCCATCATTTCGGCTTTTCGGACGAGGATATGCACGCGCTGGAGCGCATGGCGTGA
- a CDS encoding 4a-hydroxytetrahydrobiopterin dehydratase: MVQRLDDTQRAALLARFPEWRHEPSRDAITRQFKFDDFARAFGFMASVAIVAEKMDHHPEWSNVYNRVDILLTTHDADGLSERDAKLAEAIEALA, from the coding sequence ATGGTCCAGAGGCTCGACGACACCCAGCGCGCCGCGTTGCTCGCCCGCTTTCCCGAATGGAGGCACGAACCGTCGCGCGACGCGATCACGCGCCAGTTCAAATTCGACGATTTCGCGCGGGCCTTCGGCTTCATGGCGAGCGTCGCGATCGTCGCCGAAAAGATGGACCATCATCCCGAATGGTCGAACGTATATAATCGCGTCGACATATTGCTGACGACGCACGACGCCGATGGCTTGTCCGAACGCGACGCAAAGCTGGCGGAGGCAATCGAAGCGCTGGCTTGA
- a CDS encoding amino acid permease: protein MTDSLFRRKPIVPERQEGEQALARTLGWPHLIALGVGAIVGTGILTLIGVGADKAGPAVILSFAVAGLICACAALAYAEMATMIPASGSAYTYSYVVIGELLAWIVGWSLILEYSLVVSAVAVGWSGYAAPLLEAWAGFPMALMQGPELGGIVNLPAIAIIAVVAGLLLVGTRESATLNALLVLVKIVALVVFVAVALPAFNAANLEPFSPYGFAKHMGPDGVERGVMAAAAIIFFAFYGFDAIATAAEEAKNPDRDLKIGIVGSMVACVAIYIAVAVAAVGAIAYTRFANSPEPLALILRELGSPLAAQYLAVSAVIALPTVILAFFYGQSRIFFTMARDGLLPAGLAKLSARGTPVRITIFTAIVVAVLAGFIPLGELAALANAGTLAAFTAVSVCMLIMRRRAPDAPRTFRTPLPWVVGGIAVLGCIYLFFSLPAQTQLWFVVWNIGGLGVYFLYARRNAVVSRTVR, encoded by the coding sequence ATGACCGATAGCCTTTTCCGCCGCAAACCGATCGTGCCGGAACGGCAGGAGGGGGAGCAGGCACTGGCGCGAACGCTCGGCTGGCCGCATCTGATTGCCTTGGGGGTCGGCGCGATCGTCGGAACGGGCATTTTGACGCTGATCGGCGTCGGCGCCGACAAGGCGGGCCCCGCGGTCATCCTCTCCTTCGCCGTCGCCGGGTTGATCTGCGCCTGCGCCGCGCTCGCCTATGCCGAAATGGCGACGATGATCCCCGCCTCGGGCAGCGCCTATACTTATTCCTATGTCGTCATCGGCGAGCTGCTCGCGTGGATCGTCGGGTGGAGCCTGATCCTCGAATATTCGCTCGTGGTGAGCGCGGTCGCGGTCGGCTGGTCGGGCTATGCCGCGCCGCTGCTCGAGGCGTGGGCGGGCTTTCCGATGGCGCTCATGCAGGGGCCGGAGCTTGGCGGCATCGTCAACCTGCCGGCGATTGCGATCATCGCCGTCGTTGCGGGGCTGCTGCTCGTCGGCACGCGTGAGAGCGCGACGCTCAACGCGCTGCTCGTGCTGGTCAAGATCGTCGCGCTTGTCGTCTTCGTCGCGGTCGCATTGCCCGCCTTCAACGCCGCCAATCTCGAACCGTTCAGTCCCTATGGCTTCGCCAAGCATATGGGCCCCGATGGCGTCGAGCGCGGGGTGATGGCGGCGGCGGCGATCATCTTTTTCGCCTTCTACGGCTTCGACGCGATCGCGACCGCGGCCGAGGAAGCGAAGAATCCCGACCGCGATCTCAAGATCGGCATCGTCGGATCGATGGTCGCTTGCGTCGCCATCTATATCGCCGTCGCGGTCGCCGCGGTCGGCGCAATCGCCTATACACGCTTCGCGAACAGCCCCGAACCGCTCGCGCTTATCCTGCGCGAACTCGGCAGTCCGCTCGCCGCGCAATATCTCGCGGTCTCGGCGGTCATCGCGCTGCCGACTGTGATCCTCGCCTTTTTCTATGGGCAGAGCCGTATCTTCTTCACCATGGCGCGGGACGGCTTGCTGCCTGCGGGCCTTGCGAAGCTCTCTGCGCGGGGCACGCCCGTACGCATCACCATTTTCACCGCGATCGTCGTCGCGGTGCTGGCGGGCTTCATTCCGCTCGGCGAACTCGCGGCACTCGCCAACGCCGGGACGCTCGCCGCCTTTACCGCGGTGTCGGTGTGTATGCTGATAATGCGTCGCCGCGCCCCCGACGCGCCGCGCACGTTCCGCACGCCGCTGCCGTGGGTGGTCGGCGGCATCGCCGTGCTCGGCTGCATCTATCTCTTCTTCAGCTTGCCGGCGCAGACGCAGCTCTGGTTCGTCGTCTGGAATATCGGCGGATTGGGCGTCTACTTCCTCTATGCCCGCCGAAACGCGGTCGTCAGTCGAACAGTTCGCTGA
- a CDS encoding zf-TFIIB domain-containing protein yields the protein MSERQGIEIDYCPQCRGVWLDRGELDKIIERSEAASAGAPRAPAPPPPEYRERGYDDRHYGKPYKKNYKKSFLSELFD from the coding sequence ATGTCGGAACGTCAGGGGATCGAGATCGATTATTGCCCGCAATGTCGCGGCGTATGGCTCGATCGCGGCGAACTCGACAAGATCATCGAGCGCAGCGAAGCCGCGAGCGCCGGTGCACCGCGCGCGCCAGCTCCGCCGCCGCCTGAATATCGCGAACGCGGCTACGACGACCGTCACTACGGCAAGCCTTACAAGAAGAATTACAAGAAGAGCTTCCTCAGCGAACTGTTCGACTGA
- a CDS encoding DUF2218 domain-containing protein — protein sequence MTSLSAHVPTAHASRYLQQLCKHWQHNLAVEFTPEHGTVTFPKDARGATWTGDALVTFDAGTDALSVRIDASSDAHAEAMTGVVARHLDRFAFREAPLAFDWNPA from the coding sequence ATGACGAGCCTGTCCGCCCACGTCCCGACCGCCCACGCGAGTAGATATCTGCAGCAATTGTGCAAACATTGGCAGCATAATCTGGCGGTCGAATTTACGCCAGAGCACGGCACCGTTACCTTTCCCAAGGATGCGCGCGGCGCCACCTGGACGGGCGATGCGCTCGTCACTTTCGATGCGGGCACCGACGCGCTGTCGGTCCGCATCGACGCAAGCAGCGACGCGCACGCCGAAGCGATGACGGGCGTCGTCGCACGCCATCTCGACCGATTCGCCTTTCGCGAAGCCCCGCTGGCATTCGATTGGAATCCCGCCTGA
- a CDS encoding PadR family transcriptional regulator, which produces MHRGGRGFGGGGFGGRHGYNDDGGARRRRMFDSGELRLVLLKLIADEPRHGYDLIRQIEELTGGAYAPSPGVIYPTLTLLDDMGLIEAQQSEGAKKLFAITDAGRAEIETNAALAERLIARLTEIGEERQRTDSASVRRAMGNLKAVLMNRLGDRDLEEATLHEIVALIDEAAQKIERLS; this is translated from the coding sequence ATGCACCGCGGCGGGCGCGGGTTCGGTGGTGGCGGCTTTGGCGGGCGCCACGGGTATAACGACGATGGCGGCGCACGACGGCGGCGCATGTTCGACAGCGGCGAGCTGCGACTCGTGCTGCTCAAGCTGATCGCCGACGAACCGCGCCACGGATATGACCTGATCCGCCAGATCGAGGAACTGACCGGCGGCGCCTATGCGCCGAGCCCCGGCGTGATCTATCCCACCCTCACCCTGCTCGACGACATGGGGCTGATCGAGGCGCAGCAGAGCGAAGGCGCAAAGAAGCTGTTCGCGATCACCGACGCTGGCCGCGCCGAAATCGAAACCAACGCCGCACTCGCCGAACGGCTGATCGCACGCCTGACCGAAATCGGCGAGGAACGCCAGCGCACCGACAGCGCCTCGGTCCGCCGCGCGATGGGCAATCTGAAGGCGGTGCTGATGAACCGGCTGGGCGACCGCGACCTCGAAGAAGCCACGCTGCACGAGATCGTCGCGCTGATCGACGAGGCGGCGCAGAAGATCGAGCGCCTGTCATGA
- a CDS encoding helix-turn-helix domain-containing protein, with amino-acid sequence MAALDIAEVARRSGVPASTLRYYEEKGLIASIGRRGLRRLFDPAILDRLALIALGRAAGFSLGEMAGMFTPEGAPRIDRAALAAKADDINRTIRRLAAMRDGLRHAAACRAPSHMECPTFRKILKAAAGRAFTPPVHRINR; translated from the coding sequence ATGGCTGCACTGGACATTGCCGAAGTTGCCCGACGCTCCGGAGTTCCGGCATCAACGCTACGCTATTATGAGGAAAAGGGCTTGATCGCCTCGATCGGCAGGCGCGGGCTGCGGCGCCTGTTCGATCCCGCGATTCTCGACCGGCTCGCGCTGATCGCGCTTGGCCGCGCCGCCGGTTTTTCGCTCGGCGAGATGGCAGGCATGTTTACGCCCGAGGGCGCACCCAGGATCGACCGTGCCGCGCTTGCGGCGAAGGCCGACGACATCAATCGCACGATCCGCCGTCTCGCGGCGATGCGCGACGGGCTTCGCCATGCGGCGGCATGCCGCGCGCCGAGCCATATGGAGTGCCCGACATTCCGCAAAATATTGAAAGCTGCTGCCGGCAGAGCTTTCACCCCGCCCGTGCACCGCATCAACCGTTGA